Below is a window of Spelaeicoccus albus DNA.
AACGAGTTCACCAAGATCAGCGATCTCAGCTGGGCGGGCCCCACTACTCTGACGCTGATCGGACGGACGCAGGATTCGCCGACGCCGAACCCGTGGACGCTTGGCGTATCGGGGCCGTCGAACGCGTTGACGTCGGTTCCGGGCGCCCAAACCATCAGCTCGGCCAATGATGCGTTGGACACGATAGTCGGCGCCTCGGGCAAGAGCCTGTACACCCGGGTGGGATCGACGTGGAGCAAGGCGGCCGTCGCAGGTATACACCCGAACTACGCCGGCTAACCCCGCCCACTTCCGCAAAATCCCTGCCCACTTCCGCAAAACGCGCCGCGTCGTCGGGAACGCGCCGTTCTGACGGCGCGTTCCCGACGACGCGGCGCGTTTTGGGTGGGGGAGACGGGCGGGGGCGTGATACTTGGCGGATGAAAGCGCCGAGCATGAAGCGGGCATGGCTCGACTTCGCTGCGCTGGTGTTGCCGACGGCGTGCGCCGGATGCGATGAGCCGGACGTCGGGCTGTGCTCGTCGTGCCTGGCGGAGTTGGCCGACGAACCGCACCGCGTGGACGAGCAGGCGCCGCGATTGCCGCCGGGCCTCGAAGCATGGGCCGGCCCGGCCTTCGAGGGCCCGGTGCGCGACGTCCTGACCGGATATAAGGACCGCGGACGCCGTGATCTCGGTGGGCGTTTGGCCCTTGCCCTGGCGGGCGTCCTCGCCGCATGGGCGTCGAGCTTCGGCGGGCCCGCGGAACGAATCATCGTGGTACCGGTTCCGTCCAGCCAGGCAGCCGTGCGGAGGCGCGGCGAGGACACCTGGTGGCGGTGCACCCGCCGAGCATGCCGACTGTTGTCGCGATCCGGGCAGCCCGCCGTCGCGGTGCGGACGCTGCGCGCGACCCGCACGACAGCCGACCAGGCCGGCTTGACCGCACTGCGCCGGGCCGTGAACAAGCAACACTCGATGACGGTGCGCCGGACAACGGCCCGCAACGCCGTACCCGGCACCGGCTGTGACGCAGGGAGCCGGGTGGTGCTCGTCGACGACGTCGTGACGACCGGAGCCACGATTGCCGAAGCACACCGGGCGCTCACGGAAGCCGGACTCCGCGTGGACGGCGCTGCCGCAATTGCCGCTACGCCGCGCCGAGACGACGGCGCGTCGGACTCCCGGACGCACCGGTCCTAGCATCTTTGCCGGTTCTGGACTAGCGTTTGGTCATGGAGCTCGTGAGCATCGCCCCGCCGCACCGGCAGGCGAATGCCGCGAGCTTTATGCATGTGAGGAAACATCACCGCTTCGAGCGGTCAGTGACGGGAGGATCTACCCGGTACCCGCGGGTGCCAAACCGCACCAACAACCCGTGCATGACGGAGGATTGACATGGACATTGTCGTAACCGGTCGCCACATCGTGATTTCCGACCGATTCCGCGAACACATCACCAACAAGCTGTCAAAGGTCGAACAGCTGGCGCCGAGGGCCCAGCGACTCGACGTCCAGGTAACTCATGAAAAAAATCCACGGCTTGCCGGTAACTCCGACCGGGTGGAAATCACGGTAATGGACAAGGGACCGGTCATCCGGGCCGAGGCTGCCGCGTCCGACAAGTACGGGGCTCTTGACCTCGCGTACGCCAAATTGCTCGAGCGGCTTCGTCGGTCCCGCGACAGACGGAAGGTGCACCACGGCCGGCATCGGCCGCCGACAGTGAACGAGGCGGTCGGCGTGACGGCGGCACCGGACGGCGCCGGACCGGGCCTGTCGGCCGTCGCCGATGATCCCGAGCCGGAAGTCGACGAATACGACGACGGGCAGTATTCGCCGGCCGATGCCGAGGGGGAGTGCCCGGTCCTCATTCGGGAAAAGGAGTTCCCCGCCAGCCCGATCAGCCTCGACGAGGCGTTGACCCGGATGGAACTCGTCGGCCACGACTTCTATCTGTTCCTCGATTCGGAATCGTCGAAACCGTCGGTCGTCTACCGCCGTAAGGGCTGGAGCTACGGCGTCATCACCTTGAGCGACGAGGGCGACGAGATGGACGGTGAGCAAGTCGGCTGATCTCACCAAGACTGTCGGGTCGTCTCGGGCAGCAGTGCCCGGGACGACCCGCGTCACGTTCTCGATCGATCGGGCACGCCGCATCGCCTTGGCCGCGCAAGGATTTCACCGGCCCCGCCCCATCGCGACACCGACGATGCGACACGTGCAAGGGGTGATCGACAAGATCGGGCTTTTGCAGATCGACTCGGTCAACGTGCTCTCCCGTAGCCACTATTTGCCGTTGTTTTCAAGGCTCGGCGATTACGACAGAGGGATTCTCGACAGGGCCGCGACGGCGCCGCGCCGCCGCCTCGTCGAATATTGGGCGCACGAAGCCTCCCTCATTCCGCCCGAGACGTACCGGCTGCTGTATTGGCGCATGCACGCATGGCGTGAGACGGCCTGGGGCCGGATGCGCGGCGACAGCCCGGAATGGGAGGCGCTTCTTGAAGACGTTTACGCGGCAGTGCGCGATACCGGGCCGGTCACGGCGTCCCGCTTGAACACGCGACTGGACCACGGCGTGCCCGAGGACGCCGGCGACAACTGGGGCTGGAACTGGTCGCAAGTCAAAACCGCCTTGGAAGCGCTTTTTTGGTCCGGCAGAATCGGATCGGCGGGCAGGACGGCGCAGTTCGAGCGCCGTTACGAGTTGACCGAGCGCATACTGCCGCCCGAGGTCGCGGCGGCTGAGCCGCCCGCGCGGCCGGACGCCATCCGGCAATTGACGCTCATTGCAGCGCGCGCTCTCGGCATTGCTTCGCCCCGCTGTCTCTCCGACTATTTCCGGATGCCCGTCAAGGACACCAAGACGGCAATCGAGGAACTCGTCACGTCCGGGGAACTGCTGCCGGCCGCCGTGCCCAGCTGGAGCAACGACCTGTATTTGCATGTCGATGCCGCCCGGCCGCGACGCGTCCGGGCACGAGCGCTGTTGTCGCCGTTCGACTCGCTGGTCTTCGAACGCCGCCGCACCGAGGACCTGTTCGACTTCCGGTACCGCATTGAGATCTACACGCCGAAGCATCAACGTCGGTACGGCTACTACGTGCTGCCGTTCCTCCTGGGAGAGCGCATAGTGGCCCGCCTTGACATCAAAGCCGACCGCCGCGCCGGGTCTTTGCTGGTTCGCTCGGCGCATCCGGAACCGTGTGCTCCCGCCGACACGGCGGCCGAACTCGCCGACGAGCTGACTCTGATGGCCGGGTGGCTCGGACTCGCCGGGGTCCGCGTCGAATCGGACGGGCCGCTCGCCCGCGAAATCGCCGCTCGACTCTGACGAGCCCCTCCCGACCGTCGTGGATGGGAATTTCAGGAAGAACCTCTACGATAGGGGGAGATCATCGACAAAAACGCGCGAGGAGCATTGTGCCGTCCATTCTGGAAAAGATTCTTCGAACAGGCGAAGGACGAACGCTCAAACGGCTGCGTGGATACGCGAACGCCATCAATAACCTCGAGGACGAGTTCAAGAAGCTCTCCGAGGCCGAGTTGCGCGAAGAAACCGACAGATTCAAAAAGCGGGCCGCGGACGGCGACTCCCTCGACTCGTTGTTGCCCGAGGCCTTCGCGGCTGCCCGTGAAGCGTCCCGGCGCACCCTCGGCCTGCGGCAGTTCGACGTCCAGCTCATGGGCGGGGCGGCGATCCATCTGGGCAATATCGCCGAGATGAAGACCGGTGAGGGCAAGACCCTCGTCGCAACGGCACCCGCCTACCTCAACGCACTGACCGGCAACGGCGTGCACGTCGTGACGGTGAACGACTACCTTGCCGAGTTCCAAAGCGAAATGATGAGCCGCGTGTTCCGTGTGCTCGGCATGGAGACCGGCTGCGTCCTGTCGCAAATGGACCCGGCCACCCGGCGGACGCAATATGCGGCAGACGTCACATACGGCACCAATAACGAATTCGGCTTCGACTACCTGCGCGACAATATGGCCTGGGACGTCGAAGAGATGGTTCAGCGCGGCCACTCGTTCGCCATCGTCGACGAGGTCGACTCCATTCTCATCGATGAAGCCAGGACGCCGTTGATCATTTCGGGCCCGGCGGACGGCGACGCGAACCGGTGGTACGACGAATTCGCCAAAGTGGTGAAGAGGCTGCACCGGGACACCGATTACGAGGTCGACGAGAAGAAGCGCACCGTCGGAGTGCTCGAATCCGGTATCGACAAGGTCGAGGACTACCTGGGCATCTCGAACCTCTACGAATCGGCGAACACGCCGCTCATCGGATTCTTGAACAACGCCATCCGCGCCAAGGAGCTGTTCAAACTCGACAAGGACTACGTCGTCATGAACGGCGAAGTGTTGATCGTTGACGAGCATACCGGGCGAGTGCTGGCCGGCCGCCGGTACAACGAAGGCATGCACCAGGCGATCGAAGCCAAAGAAGGCGTCGACGTCAAGGCCGAGAACCAGACGCTTGCCACCATCACGTTGCAGAACTACTTCCGCATGTACGAAAAGCTTTCCGGCATGACCGGCACGGCCGAGACCGAAGCCGCCGAGTTCATGTCCACGTACAAGCTGGGCGTCGTGCCGATCCCGACCAACAAGCCGATGATCCGCGAGGATCAAAACGACCGCGTGTACAAGAACGAGATAGTCAAGTTCGAGGCGGTCGTCGACGACATCGTCACCCGCAACAAAAAAGGGCAGCCGATACTGATCGGTACGACGAGCGTGGAAAAGAGCGAGTACTTGTCGAAGCTCTTGGCCAAGGAAGGCGTCAAGCATGAAGTGCTCAACGCCAAGAACCACGCCCGTGAGGCAGCGATCGTGGCCCGCGCCGGGCACAAGGGCGCCGTCACTGTCGCCACGAACATGGCAGGCCGCGGTACGGACATCATGCTCGGCGGCAGCGCCGAGCACATAGCTATCGAAGAACTGGCGGGCCGAGGACTCGACGCCGTCGAGACCCCCGAGGACTACGAGGCCGCTTGGCCCGATGCGTTGGCCAAGGCCGAAGCGGCAGTGAAGTCCGAGCACGAAGAGGTCGTCGACATCGGCGGGCTGTACGTGCTCGGCACCGAACGCCACGATTCCCGGCGAATCGACAACCAGCTCCGCGGCCGGTCCGGACGCCAGGGCGACCCGGGGGAATCGCGGTTCTACTTGTCGCTCACCGACGACCTGATGCGACTGTTCAACTCGAGCGCCGCCGAATCGTTGATGTCGCGGTCGAGCGCGCCGGACGATATGCCGCTGGAATTCAAGATGGTGTCGCGCGCCATCCAGTCCGCGCAAAGCCAGATCGAACAGCGCAATGCCGAGCAACGCAAGAACGTGCTCAAATACGACGACGTGCTCAACCGCCAGCGCAAGGTCATCTATTCCGAGCGTCGGCGAATCCTCGAGGGCGACGACCTCAAGGTGCAGATGCAGCATTTCGTCACCGACGTGATCACTGCGTACGTCGACAACGCCGTCACCGCCGGCAGCCCGGAGGACTGGGAACTCGGCAAGCTGTTCACGGCCTTGAAATCGCTCTACCCGGTCTCGATCTCCGTCGACGAACTCATCGAAGAGGTAGGCGGAAAGGGCAACGTCAGCCGCGACACGCTGCTTGACGAGCTCTTGTCGGATGCGCGACTTGCGTATGAGCGCCGCGAGACCTCGCTCGGCTCGGAAGTGATGCGACAGCTCGAGCGTCGCGTCGTGCTGTCGGTGATCGACAGGAAATGGCGCGAGCATCTCTACGAGATGGATTATTTGAAAGAGGGCATCGGGCTGCGCGCCATGGCCCAGCGCGATCCATTGGTGGAATATCAGCGGGAGGGCTTCCAGCTGTACAACGCCATGTCCGAGGCCATCAAGGAAGAGTCGGTGGGATTCCTCTACCACCTCGAGGTGGAAGTCGCGCCTGCCGATTCCGAATCCGATGGCGAAGACGAGGAGCCGTCGTTGAGCGCCAAGGGGCTCGGGCCGGGGGAGCCGTCCGGTTCGATGCAGTATTCGGCGCCCAGCGATTCGGGCGGAGTCGATGTGCGCACCGAGCAAAAAACAGCCGCACCGAAGGCGCCGCCGTCGGCCCGCCGGCAGACTCGGAAGAAGAAGCGCAAGAAGCGCTGACGGGCACCCGTCAACCGACTTCGAGCGCGGTGATCAGCCACTTGTGACCGCTGGATTCCAGGCGCATGGCCACGGCATGGATCCTGGAAGGCGCTTCGACGACGGCTGCGACTTCAACGGCGCCCGTGCGGGCGCGATATGTGCGTACGCGGCGGACGACGACATCGTGGCCCGATGCGTCGACCGGCGCGGATAACGCCCGCGTCAGCTCGACCCGCTTGGCCAGCGCGCCAAAGCACTCGGTGGTGGTCCAGCGCGACACCTGGTGCACGGAGCGTCGCCCGATGAGCACTTCGATGATGATTTGGGCGAACATGCTCGCGGGCTCGGTCGGTGCTTGTTGCGCGCTCATGACGTCGGCCCGTGCAAGTGTTGCCCGGGCATCAACATGTCGGGATCGTCGCCGATGACCGTGCGGTTCGCCTCGTACCAGCGGGGCCACGCTTCGGCGACGTCGGACGGCGAATGGCCGGCCGGCAATCTCGCCGCAGCAATCGACCACAGTGTGTCGCCGCGGCGTACCGTCACGACGACCGCCGGCCGCTCGCTCGGCTGTTGCGTGCGCGGCGGTGCGGAGCGATGCGGACCGGCAGTATGCTGCCGGTCCGCCCGGGAATGTTGGCCGGGTGCGGTCCAATCGGGGTCGACGATGGCCGGCCGGGTGGGTTCGGCCTCCGGCGGCGCAGTGCACGCGACGGCCGATACGCCCGTCAGGCCGATCAACGCGTATCGCACCAGAAGCGGCGCAGTTCGCGCCGCCATTTCGTACAGTCGTGCAGCGCGGCCGCGTCCGCCCGGCAGCGTGGCTGCAATGGTCGCGACAATTTGCAGGGCGCCGGCCAGCGCCGTCCGCACGGCCGCATAGGCCAAGAACGCGATGGCTGCGGCAACCGCGTACCCCGCCGGATCGGCGCGGTGCGCGCCGAGGTAGTCGATCATGGTCATACCGGATCGCAGCGACCAGAGCAACGCGGCAGCGCCCGTACCGGCGACCACCGGTCCGATGAGTCCGTGAACAAACCTTGCCATTGTGGTCACTGCCTTCGTCAAAGAGCCCACTCCGCCGCGTAGAAGTCATCAACGCACGACTAGTGGAGTCTCAGCTGGTTACTGTTAATTAAAAAACTAAAATGTTCGGATACAACCCGCAATACCGTAATGACCGGAATGCGCCGGCCTCGGGCAAATGTCCGGTTCGGTGCGGGCAGCGCGAGTTGCCCGGCCGGTCAGCGCAACGACAATCGAGGAAAGAAGGGAGACGCGGATGCGCTGGGAGGATTTGTTCGCCGATCTGGAAGCCCGGTGGGATTCCGCGCTCCGCAGCGAAACCGAGGCCGAACTGCCCGAAGTGATCCGCGCCGAACGAGCGCAGTCCACGATTGACGCACGGCTGACCGGCTGCGTGGGCCGGCATGTACGCATTGGCGCGGCCGGACGGGCTCTTTCCGGTCGGCTCAGCCGAATCGGTACGGGGTGGACGGCCCTGCAAGGCGCCGACAACTGCGCCATTGTCATCAACACTCGGGCTATCGACTACCTCGACGGGTTGGGCCTGCCGCAAGCACCCGGCGACCCCGTCACCAGCCGATTGTCGTTCGGGCACGCCCTGCGGTCGATCGCCAAGGACCGCGCGGCCGTCCGGGTTGTTCTCCGCACGGCCGAAATGACCGGCACCATCGACCGTGTCGGGGCCGACCACGTGGATCTGGCGCTGCACGATCTGGATCAGCCGCGCCGATCCGGGAGGATACGCGGCGTCCGAACCGTGCCCTTGGCCGCTATCGCCTTTGTCGCAGGTCGTTAACCGATGGGGGCGTCGAAATCGAAATTATCGGCTTTGACGTCCCGTTGCGTCTGCTCGTACATCCGCTGGATGTACTTTTCCAGTTCGGTCTTCTCAACGCGCCACTGGCCGCGCCCTCCGACCTTGATGGCGCGCAATTCGCCGGACCGGACCAGAGCCCGTGCTTGCGCGCTGGAGACATTCAGGATCTCTGCGACGTCCGTCAACGGTAGGAACCGCACCTCTACGGGCATTTCGACTTCCCCTCGATCTTCCGACAACAGTGTCGGTAAAAGTCTCGTCGCGTCGTTTTTGTCCGATTCTGGGATCGGCATGCATTCGGCAACGGACGGTTACACCTTGATTTGACCATATTACACCCCAAATATTGAGTGTTGACCCTAATTAGCGAACACTGACGGTGGTTTGCGGATAGCGGGAGGATGGGATGGAGTCTTTGGCGGCGCGGCTGAAGCAGCCATCGTGGCGCGACCCGAGGCTCCTCATCGGCATCGTCCTGGTCGCGGCATCGGTCGTGGGCTGCTGGCAACTCGTGCGGGTGGCCCGTGCCACGACCACCGTGTTCACTGCGGCGGCCGATCTGCCGGCCGGTGCCCCCGTCAGAGCGTCCGACGTCACAGCCACCGAGGTCAAGCTGGCCGGCGCGGGAAAGCGTTATCTCAACGCCGACGAGGCCTGGCCGAAAGGGCTGATCGCCTTGCGCACGGTCGCTGCCGGCGAACTCATCCCCGCAGCCGCGGTCGGCAGCGCAGCGGAACTGACCGGACGGC
It encodes the following:
- a CDS encoding ComF family protein — translated: MKAPSMKRAWLDFAALVLPTACAGCDEPDVGLCSSCLAELADEPHRVDEQAPRLPPGLEAWAGPAFEGPVRDVLTGYKDRGRRDLGGRLALALAGVLAAWASSFGGPAERIIVVPVPSSQAAVRRRGEDTWWRCTRRACRLLSRSGQPAVAVRTLRATRTTADQAGLTALRRAVNKQHSMTVRRTTARNAVPGTGCDAGSRVVLVDDVVTTGATIAEAHRALTEAGLRVDGAAAIAATPRRDDGASDSRTHRS
- the hpf gene encoding ribosome hibernation-promoting factor, HPF/YfiA family, giving the protein MDIVVTGRHIVISDRFREHITNKLSKVEQLAPRAQRLDVQVTHEKNPRLAGNSDRVEITVMDKGPVIRAEAAASDKYGALDLAYAKLLERLRRSRDRRKVHHGRHRPPTVNEAVGVTAAPDGAGPGLSAVADDPEPEVDEYDDGQYSPADAEGECPVLIREKEFPASPISLDEALTRMELVGHDFYLFLDSESSKPSVVYRRKGWSYGVITLSDEGDEMDGEQVG
- a CDS encoding winged helix-turn-helix domain-containing protein, with product MSKSADLTKTVGSSRAAVPGTTRVTFSIDRARRIALAAQGFHRPRPIATPTMRHVQGVIDKIGLLQIDSVNVLSRSHYLPLFSRLGDYDRGILDRAATAPRRRLVEYWAHEASLIPPETYRLLYWRMHAWRETAWGRMRGDSPEWEALLEDVYAAVRDTGPVTASRLNTRLDHGVPEDAGDNWGWNWSQVKTALEALFWSGRIGSAGRTAQFERRYELTERILPPEVAAAEPPARPDAIRQLTLIAARALGIASPRCLSDYFRMPVKDTKTAIEELVTSGELLPAAVPSWSNDLYLHVDAARPRRVRARALLSPFDSLVFERRRTEDLFDFRYRIEIYTPKHQRRYGYYVLPFLLGERIVARLDIKADRRAGSLLVRSAHPEPCAPADTAAELADELTLMAGWLGLAGVRVESDGPLAREIAARL
- the secA gene encoding preprotein translocase subunit SecA, yielding MPSILEKILRTGEGRTLKRLRGYANAINNLEDEFKKLSEAELREETDRFKKRAADGDSLDSLLPEAFAAAREASRRTLGLRQFDVQLMGGAAIHLGNIAEMKTGEGKTLVATAPAYLNALTGNGVHVVTVNDYLAEFQSEMMSRVFRVLGMETGCVLSQMDPATRRTQYAADVTYGTNNEFGFDYLRDNMAWDVEEMVQRGHSFAIVDEVDSILIDEARTPLIISGPADGDANRWYDEFAKVVKRLHRDTDYEVDEKKRTVGVLESGIDKVEDYLGISNLYESANTPLIGFLNNAIRAKELFKLDKDYVVMNGEVLIVDEHTGRVLAGRRYNEGMHQAIEAKEGVDVKAENQTLATITLQNYFRMYEKLSGMTGTAETEAAEFMSTYKLGVVPIPTNKPMIREDQNDRVYKNEIVKFEAVVDDIVTRNKKGQPILIGTTSVEKSEYLSKLLAKEGVKHEVLNAKNHAREAAIVARAGHKGAVTVATNMAGRGTDIMLGGSAEHIAIEELAGRGLDAVETPEDYEAAWPDALAKAEAAVKSEHEEVVDIGGLYVLGTERHDSRRIDNQLRGRSGRQGDPGESRFYLSLTDDLMRLFNSSAAESLMSRSSAPDDMPLEFKMVSRAIQSAQSQIEQRNAEQRKNVLKYDDVLNRQRKVIYSERRRILEGDDLKVQMQHFVTDVITAYVDNAVTAGSPEDWELGKLFTALKSLYPVSISVDELIEEVGGKGNVSRDTLLDELLSDARLAYERRETSLGSEVMRQLERRVVLSVIDRKWREHLYEMDYLKEGIGLRAMAQRDPLVEYQREGFQLYNAMSEAIKEESVGFLYHLEVEVAPADSESDGEDEEPSLSAKGLGPGEPSGSMQYSAPSDSGGVDVRTEQKTAAPKAPPSARRQTRKKKRKKR
- a CDS encoding Rv3235 family protein, whose product is MSAQQAPTEPASMFAQIIIEVLIGRRSVHQVSRWTTTECFGALAKRVELTRALSAPVDASGHDVVVRRVRTYRARTGAVEVAAVVEAPSRIHAVAMRLESSGHKWLITALEVG
- a CDS encoding LysM peptidoglycan-binding domain-containing protein, which translates into the protein MARFVHGLIGPVVAGTGAAALLWSLRSGMTMIDYLGAHRADPAGYAVAAAIAFLAYAAVRTALAGALQIVATIAATLPGGRGRAARLYEMAARTAPLLVRYALIGLTGVSAVACTAPPEAEPTRPAIVDPDWTAPGQHSRADRQHTAGPHRSAPPRTQQPSERPAVVVTVRRGDTLWSIAAARLPAGHSPSDVAEAWPRWYEANRTVIGDDPDMLMPGQHLHGPTS
- a CDS encoding helix-turn-helix domain-containing protein — translated: MPVEVRFLPLTDVAEILNVSSAQARALVRSGELRAIKVGGRGQWRVEKTELEKYIQRMYEQTQRDVKADNFDFDAPIG
- a CDS encoding flagellar biosynthesis protein FlgA, with amino-acid sequence MESLAARLKQPSWRDPRLLIGIVLVAASVVGCWQLVRVARATTTVFTAAADLPAGAPVRASDVTATEVKLAGAGKRYLNADEAWPKGLIALRTVAAGELIPAAAVGSAAELTGRPVIVHVDGPLAEGVVPGARVDVWATEPVRAENEPEPERVAGAVRVVSVHPPKSGFGIDRTTAVELLVDKSDVATVLRLVAGKATISLLAVPGRAHGGDRPSRGSRTP